Proteins co-encoded in one Aquincola tertiaricarbonis genomic window:
- a CDS encoding response regulator, with the protein MATILVVDDELGIRALLSEILTDEGHTVELAENAAQARAARERRRPDLVLLDIWMPDVDGITLLKEWGSTSQLTMPVIMMSGHGTIDTAVEATKYGAMAFLEKPITLQKLLRAVEAGLAKPAPRGNEAPPLGGGLPLRGDGGLTVESAMTGGMGLPPPQPLQLGPQSEQSFDLDRPLREARDAFEKSYFEFHLAKENGSMTRVAEKTGLERTHLYRKLKQLGVDLSRNKRSAL; encoded by the coding sequence ATGGCCACAATACTTGTTGTTGACGACGAACTCGGCATCCGTGCCCTGTTGTCCGAGATCCTGACCGACGAAGGTCACACCGTCGAACTGGCAGAGAACGCCGCACAGGCACGCGCGGCCCGCGAACGCCGACGTCCCGATCTGGTGCTGCTGGACATCTGGATGCCCGATGTGGACGGCATCACGCTGCTCAAGGAATGGGGCAGCACCTCGCAGCTGACCATGCCCGTCATCATGATGAGCGGGCACGGCACCATCGACACCGCGGTGGAAGCCACCAAGTACGGCGCGATGGCCTTCCTGGAAAAACCCATCACGCTGCAGAAGCTGCTGCGTGCGGTGGAGGCGGGCCTGGCCAAGCCGGCACCGCGCGGCAACGAGGCGCCGCCGCTGGGTGGCGGCCTGCCGCTGCGTGGCGACGGCGGCCTCACGGTGGAATCGGCGATGACCGGCGGCATGGGCCTGCCGCCACCGCAGCCGCTGCAGCTGGGGCCGCAGAGCGAGCAGTCCTTCGACCTCGACCGGCCGCTGCGCGAGGCACGCGATGCCTTCGAGAAGAGCTACTTCGAGTTCCACCTGGCCAAGGAAAACGGCAGCATGACCCGCGTGGCCGAGAAGACCGGTCTTGAGCGCACGCACCTGTACCGCAAGCTCAAGCAGCTGGGCGTGGACCTCAGCCGCAACAAGCGCAGCGCGCTCTAA
- a CDS encoding APC family permease yields MTTTPDLAADAAPERHLNVRHAVSVCVGMVVGAGIFKTSPMVAASLASDHALYLAWGLGGLLSFIGALCFAELAAAFPHAGGDYHFLRLAFGARTGFLFAWSRFGVIHTGSMALLAFVFGDYLNQVVKLEQWLGPQLGAYGSALFAATVIVLLTLLNLRGVHVGLGTQVGLMGLVIAGMLALGAAAGWLMLQGVPPATPLATPDRSEPVAIGTAFVFVFLAYGGWSDAATLSSEMRDGRRGIVHALLLGLAIVTGLYLLANFAYLRGLGLEGLARSEAPAAELMRMAFGTPGELLIVGAVALTSITVMNAILIAGARTTWAAAHDLQQARLLGGWLGARLGRWDLSRGIPPASVAAIGIVAVALVGLGTVTRGGFSTMVDYLSPVYWGFLTLSALSVLVLRRTRPDANRPFKVPLYPWLPLAFCACCAYLLVSSVLYVKAGALVGLGVLAVGAMVLAPRGRLKATP; encoded by the coding sequence ATGACCACAACGCCTGATCTCGCCGCTGATGCGGCGCCCGAAAGACACCTGAACGTGCGCCACGCGGTTTCCGTGTGCGTGGGCATGGTCGTCGGCGCCGGCATCTTCAAGACCTCCCCCATGGTGGCCGCCAGCCTGGCCAGCGACCATGCGCTGTACCTGGCCTGGGGCCTGGGCGGCCTGCTGTCCTTCATCGGTGCACTGTGCTTTGCCGAGCTGGCGGCGGCCTTTCCGCATGCGGGTGGCGACTACCACTTCCTGCGCCTGGCCTTCGGCGCGCGCACCGGCTTCCTGTTCGCGTGGTCGCGCTTCGGGGTCATCCACACCGGCTCGATGGCGCTGCTGGCTTTCGTCTTCGGCGACTACCTGAACCAGGTGGTCAAGCTGGAGCAATGGCTGGGGCCGCAGCTGGGCGCGTACGGCAGCGCGCTGTTCGCAGCCACCGTGATCGTGCTGCTGACGCTGCTGAACTTGCGCGGCGTGCACGTGGGCCTGGGTACCCAGGTGGGCCTGATGGGGCTGGTGATCGCCGGCATGCTGGCGCTGGGCGCCGCGGCCGGCTGGCTGATGCTGCAGGGCGTGCCGCCCGCCACGCCGCTGGCCACGCCTGACCGCAGCGAGCCAGTGGCCATCGGCACCGCCTTCGTCTTCGTGTTCCTGGCCTACGGCGGCTGGAGCGATGCGGCCACGCTGTCGTCCGAGATGCGCGACGGTCGGCGCGGCATCGTGCATGCGCTGCTGCTGGGGCTGGCCATCGTCACCGGCCTGTACCTGCTGGCGAACTTCGCCTACCTGCGCGGCCTGGGCCTGGAAGGCCTGGCCCGCAGCGAAGCACCGGCCGCCGAGCTGATGCGCATGGCCTTCGGCACGCCCGGTGAGCTGCTCATCGTCGGCGCCGTGGCGCTGACCTCAATCACGGTGATGAACGCCATCCTGATCGCAGGTGCCCGCACCACCTGGGCCGCGGCGCACGACCTGCAGCAGGCGCGGCTGCTGGGTGGCTGGCTGGGCGCGCGGCTGGGCCGTTGGGACCTGTCGCGTGGCATCCCGCCGGCCTCAGTGGCGGCCATCGGCATCGTGGCGGTGGCACTGGTGGGCCTGGGCACCGTCACGCGCGGCGGCTTCTCGACGATGGTGGACTACCTGTCGCCGGTGTACTGGGGCTTTCTGACGCTGAGCGCGCTGTCGGTGCTGGTGCTGCGCCGCACCCGGCCCGACGCAAACCGGCCCTTCAAGGTGCCGCTGTACCCCTGGCTGCCGCTGGCCTTCTGCGCCTGCTGCGCCTACCTGCTGGTGTCGAGCGTGCTGTACGTGAAAGCCGGCGCGCTGGTGGGCCTCGGCGTGCTGGCGGTGGGGGCGATGGTGCTGGCACCGCGTGGTCGCCTGAAGGCGACGCCGTAA
- a CDS encoding TonB-dependent receptor plug domain-containing protein, whose translation MNRPDSSVRNRLLLGLAAAAAGVTPVAQAADTTDSVVVTGTRSRDRTVLSSASPIDVLYADDLRRAAGPEGNLAAALQTLLPSFNFPRQSNSGAADHVRAAQLRGMSPDQVLVLVNGKRRHVSAVVNVESKTGKGTNPVDFNALPLNAVKRVEVLRDGAGAQYGSDAIAGVINIILDDAREGGEAVATAGGYSTRFAPTDERLTDGAGGELQLKQGWRLGDGFVRAGAELSRRQATNRAGADEVPFFEEPTPDNLALQGRRNYAAGDPQADKLGLWLNGALPLAGGQEAYAFGTWTRRDSVGAAYFRYPDSSANPDRFYPDGYRPETTGRSDDLALTAGVRGPLVGWEADASLAYGRNDFDFGVRRSLNASLGAASPTRFDLGGYRFDQWVANLDLSRPLNLGLAQPATLAVGAEWRREGFRSSAGDAASTAIGPVIAPPGAQAGPGLSPADTADTSRRIVGVYADLSADVSKQLFAEAAARYDHYSDAGGAGTGKLSARYAFTPALALRGAASTSFRAPSLAQEAFSFTTSNYGDGGVLSQVRTLPVGSAAAQALGARDLKPERSRNFSLGLTAQPAAGVSVTLDVYRIDVKDRITLSERFSSAALSSLLASQYGLLNVDGVNFFTNAVDTRTQGADLVGQWQGKAAGGDLQLSAAISASRTRIQRTEGLPAQLTALGASGGLVGLEEANTLTSSSPRQRHVFTAQWTGGAYGGLLRATRHGKTTRVFDFGDGFTPTQTYGATWQLDAEVEWRPTKAWALALGGVNITNRYPDRSIADIAYFGNLPYDVLSPVGFNGAYWYARARYTF comes from the coding sequence ATGAACCGTCCTGATTCTTCGGTCCGCAACCGCCTTCTGCTGGGCCTTGCCGCCGCCGCCGCCGGCGTCACCCCGGTGGCCCAGGCCGCCGACACCACCGATTCGGTGGTGGTCACCGGCACCCGCAGCCGCGACCGCACGGTGCTCAGCTCGGCCTCGCCGATCGACGTGCTGTATGCCGACGACCTGCGCCGCGCCGCCGGCCCGGAGGGCAACCTGGCCGCCGCGCTGCAGACGCTGCTGCCTTCGTTCAACTTTCCGCGGCAAAGCAACTCGGGCGCGGCCGACCATGTGCGTGCGGCGCAGTTGCGCGGCATGAGCCCCGACCAGGTGCTGGTGCTGGTCAACGGCAAGCGGCGCCATGTGTCGGCGGTGGTGAACGTGGAATCCAAGACCGGCAAGGGCACCAACCCGGTGGACTTCAATGCGCTGCCGCTCAATGCGGTCAAGCGGGTGGAAGTGCTGCGCGACGGCGCTGGCGCGCAGTACGGGTCGGATGCCATTGCCGGCGTCATCAACATCATCCTGGACGATGCGCGCGAAGGCGGCGAGGCCGTGGCCACGGCCGGCGGCTACAGCACCCGTTTTGCGCCGACGGATGAGCGCCTGACCGACGGTGCCGGCGGCGAGCTGCAGCTCAAGCAGGGCTGGCGGCTGGGCGACGGCTTCGTGCGCGCCGGTGCCGAGCTGTCGCGCCGCCAGGCCACCAACCGTGCCGGTGCCGACGAAGTGCCCTTCTTCGAGGAGCCGACGCCCGACAACCTGGCGCTGCAAGGCCGCCGCAACTACGCGGCCGGCGACCCGCAGGCCGACAAGCTGGGCCTGTGGCTGAACGGCGCCCTGCCGCTGGCCGGTGGCCAGGAGGCCTATGCCTTCGGCACCTGGACGCGTCGCGACAGCGTGGGCGCGGCCTACTTCCGCTACCCCGACAGTTCGGCCAACCCCGACCGCTTCTACCCCGATGGCTACCGCCCCGAGACCACCGGCCGCAGCGACGACCTCGCGCTGACCGCGGGTGTGCGAGGCCCGCTGGTCGGTTGGGAGGCCGATGCCAGCCTGGCCTATGGCCGCAACGACTTCGACTTCGGCGTGCGCCGCTCGCTCAATGCCTCGCTGGGCGCGGCCAGCCCCACGCGCTTCGACCTCGGCGGCTACCGTTTCGACCAATGGGTGGCCAACCTCGACCTCAGCCGGCCGCTGAACCTGGGCCTGGCCCAGCCGGCCACCTTGGCCGTGGGCGCCGAATGGCGGCGTGAGGGCTTTCGCAGCAGCGCGGGAGATGCCGCCTCCACCGCCATCGGCCCGGTGATCGCGCCACCGGGCGCGCAGGCCGGCCCGGGCCTGTCGCCCGCCGATACTGCCGACACCTCGCGCCGCATCGTCGGCGTGTATGCCGACCTTTCGGCCGATGTGAGCAAGCAGCTGTTCGCCGAAGCGGCCGCCCGCTACGACCACTACAGCGATGCCGGTGGTGCCGGCACCGGCAAGCTGTCGGCCCGTTATGCCTTCACGCCCGCGCTGGCCTTGCGCGGCGCGGCGTCCACCAGCTTCCGTGCGCCTTCGCTGGCGCAGGAAGCCTTCAGCTTCACCACCTCCAACTATGGCGATGGCGGCGTGCTCAGCCAGGTGCGCACGCTGCCGGTGGGCAGCGCCGCGGCGCAGGCCCTGGGCGCCCGGGACCTGAAGCCCGAGCGCTCGCGCAACTTCAGCCTGGGCCTGACGGCGCAGCCCGCGGCCGGCGTGTCGGTGACGCTGGACGTCTACCGCATCGACGTGAAGGACCGCATCACGCTGAGCGAGCGCTTCAGCAGCGCTGCGCTGAGCAGCCTGCTGGCCAGCCAGTACGGCCTGCTGAACGTGGATGGGGTCAACTTCTTCACCAACGCGGTGGACACCCGCACGCAGGGTGCCGACCTGGTGGGCCAGTGGCAGGGCAAGGCGGCCGGCGGCGACCTGCAGCTGAGCGCCGCGATCTCGGCCAGCCGTACCCGCATCCAGCGCACAGAGGGCCTGCCGGCGCAGCTCACGGCGCTGGGCGCCAGCGGTGGCCTGGTGGGCCTGGAAGAGGCCAACACGCTCACGTCCTCGTCGCCGCGGCAGCGCCATGTGTTCACCGCGCAATGGACCGGCGGCGCCTATGGCGGGCTGCTGCGGGCCACCCGCCATGGCAAGACCACGCGGGTGTTCGACTTCGGCGACGGCTTCACGCCCACGCAGACCTATGGCGCCACCTGGCAGCTGGACGCGGAAGTGGAATGGCGGCCCACCAAGGCCTGGGCGCTGGCGCTGGGCGGTGTGAACATCACCAACCGCTACCCCGACCGCTCCATCGCCGACATCGCCTACTTTGGCAACCTGCCCTACGACGTGCTGTCGCCGGTCGGCTTCAACGGCGCGTACTGGTACGCGCGGGCGCGGTACACGTTCTGA
- a CDS encoding transporter, whose translation MTPAAASSYGADESGLICGYRLGPGRHGQDIGSAEAAQWLAARRAGASAHGEFLWLHFNLAHTGSQPWLAQAAQLPEPFFEALKEDLHSTRIERTDHHALIAVINDVHFSFSFEPSEISTLWVHVDRHLVVTARRHALRSIDALRTAAKRGDTIASPIELLEALLRAQADVLVRIVRDVTARVDEVEDELLANRPDARRAKLGAMRRVLVRLQRLLAPEPAALFRLLQHPPAWIDEAGVLALRQSTEEFSVVLRDMSALQERIKLLQEEIAARVNEDNNRSLFVLTVVTVLALPINLIAGLLGMNVGGVPLSEEPHGFWIVVSIVTAFTVIAGLVAWRSRRRD comes from the coding sequence ATGACGCCGGCCGCCGCCAGCTCCTACGGCGCCGACGAATCGGGCCTGATCTGTGGCTACCGGCTGGGGCCGGGCCGCCACGGGCAGGACATCGGCTCGGCCGAGGCCGCGCAGTGGCTGGCGGCACGCCGGGCTGGCGCCTCGGCCCATGGCGAGTTCCTGTGGCTGCACTTCAACCTGGCGCACACCGGCAGCCAGCCGTGGCTGGCGCAGGCAGCGCAGCTGCCCGAGCCGTTTTTCGAGGCGCTGAAGGAAGACCTGCACTCCACCCGCATCGAGCGCACCGACCACCATGCGCTGATCGCGGTGATCAACGACGTGCACTTCTCGTTCTCGTTCGAGCCGTCCGAGATCAGCACGCTGTGGGTGCATGTGGACCGGCACCTGGTGGTGACAGCCCGGCGCCATGCGCTGCGCTCCATCGATGCGCTGCGCACCGCGGCCAAGCGCGGTGACACCATTGCCTCACCCATCGAGCTGCTGGAAGCGCTGCTGCGGGCCCAGGCCGACGTGCTGGTGCGCATCGTGCGCGACGTGACCGCGCGGGTGGACGAGGTGGAAGACGAACTGCTGGCCAACCGGCCTGACGCGCGCCGCGCCAAGCTGGGCGCGATGCGGCGGGTGCTGGTGCGGCTGCAGCGCCTGCTGGCGCCCGAGCCGGCGGCGCTGTTCCGGCTGCTGCAGCACCCGCCGGCGTGGATCGACGAAGCCGGCGTGCTGGCGCTGCGCCAGTCCACCGAAGAGTTCTCGGTGGTGCTGCGCGACATGTCGGCGCTGCAGGAGCGCATCAAGCTGCTGCAGGAAGAGATTGCCGCCCGCGTGAACGAGGACAACAACCGCAGCCTGTTCGTGCTGACGGTGGTGACGGTGCTGGCCCTGCCCATCAACCTGATCGCTGGGCTGCTGGGCATGAACGTGGGCGGCGTGCCGCTCAGTGAAGAGCCGCACGGCTTCTGGATCGTGGTGAGCATCGTCACCGCCTTCACCGTGATCGCCGGGCTGGTGGCCTGGCGATCACGCCGCCGAGACTGA
- the cphA gene encoding cyanophycin synthetase has product MQVSRIRALRGPNLWTRNTAIEAIVQCSEKALTLSQRDDFEDRVRQRFPAIGALRPATGAASLAHVLEAAALALQKEAGCPVTFSRTSATVDEGVYQVVVEYSEEAVGRMALEEAHLLVSAALAGTDFDVDAAIRRLREKDEDVRLGPSTGSIVHAALARGIPYRRLTEGSLVQFGWGAKQRRIWAAEVDSTSAVSEAIAQDKDLTKKLLRAAGVPVPIGRPVDSADDAWAVAQEVGLPVVVKPQDGNQGKGVTVNITHRDHLDIAYRAAAEYGTVMVEKYLPGSDYRMLVVGDQLVAAARRDPPHVIGDGEHTVRELVERVNADPRRGEGHATSLTKIRFDEIAIARLAEQGLTEQSVPAVGQRVILRNNANLSTGGTATDVTDDVHPEVAERAVAAARMIGLDICGVDVVCEGVLEPLEAQHGGVVEVNAAPGLRMHLSPSYGKGRPVGEAIINHLFPPGEDGRIPVVAVTGTNGKTTTARLIAHLLASDGLRVGMTNTDGVYVEGRQIDSGDCSGPKSARNVLAHPDVDAAVFETARGGVLREGLGFDRCQVAVVTNIGAGDHLGLNYITTVEDLAVLKRVIVQNVAPTGYAVLNAADPIVAKMAATSPGKVIFFAADRHHPVMATHRAQGGRTVYVDDGAVVVAEGSWREAISLRDVPLTRAGTIGFQVENVLASVAAAWGLGLDLAAIRSGLASFVNDAHNAPGRFNVMDFRGATVIADYGHNPDAMRALVQAVDAMPAKRRSVVISGAGDRRDEDIREQTVILGDAFDDVILYQDAAQRGRADGEVMALLREGLGQARRTRHVEEIRGEFLAIDTALDRLQPGDLCLVLVDQVEEALAHLDQRIKAG; this is encoded by the coding sequence ATGCAAGTCTCCCGCATTCGCGCGCTGCGCGGCCCCAACCTCTGGACCCGCAACACGGCCATCGAGGCGATCGTCCAATGCTCCGAGAAGGCGCTGACGCTGTCGCAGCGCGACGACTTCGAGGACCGGGTGCGCCAGCGCTTCCCGGCCATCGGCGCGCTGCGGCCGGCCACCGGCGCCGCCTCGCTGGCCCATGTGCTGGAAGCAGCCGCGCTGGCGCTGCAGAAGGAAGCGGGCTGCCCCGTCACCTTCAGCCGCACCTCGGCCACGGTGGATGAAGGCGTGTACCAGGTGGTGGTGGAGTACAGCGAAGAGGCCGTGGGCCGCATGGCGCTGGAAGAGGCGCACCTGCTGGTCAGCGCCGCACTGGCGGGCACCGACTTCGACGTCGACGCCGCCATCCGCCGCCTGCGGGAGAAGGACGAGGACGTGCGCCTGGGCCCCAGCACCGGCAGCATCGTGCACGCGGCGCTGGCCCGCGGCATTCCGTACCGCCGGCTCACCGAAGGCAGCCTGGTGCAGTTCGGCTGGGGCGCCAAGCAGCGCCGCATCTGGGCCGCCGAGGTCGATTCCACCAGCGCCGTGTCCGAGGCCATCGCCCAGGACAAGGACCTGACCAAGAAGCTGCTGCGCGCAGCCGGCGTGCCGGTGCCCATCGGCCGCCCGGTGGACAGCGCCGACGACGCCTGGGCCGTGGCCCAGGAAGTGGGCCTGCCGGTGGTGGTGAAGCCGCAGGACGGCAACCAGGGCAAGGGCGTGACGGTGAACATCACGCACCGCGACCACCTGGACATCGCCTACCGCGCCGCCGCCGAGTACGGCACGGTGATGGTCGAGAAGTACCTGCCCGGCTCCGACTACCGCATGCTGGTGGTGGGCGACCAGCTGGTGGCCGCCGCCCGGCGCGATCCGCCGCACGTGATCGGCGACGGCGAGCACACCGTGCGCGAGCTGGTCGAGCGCGTCAACGCCGACCCGCGCCGCGGCGAAGGCCATGCCACCTCGCTGACCAAGATCCGTTTCGACGAGATCGCCATCGCGCGGCTGGCTGAACAAGGCCTGACCGAACAGTCGGTGCCGGCGGTGGGCCAGCGCGTGATCCTGCGCAACAACGCCAACCTGAGCACCGGCGGTACCGCCACCGACGTGACCGACGACGTGCACCCCGAGGTGGCCGAGCGTGCGGTGGCCGCGGCCCGCATGATCGGCCTGGACATCTGCGGCGTGGACGTGGTGTGCGAAGGCGTGCTGGAGCCGCTGGAGGCGCAGCACGGCGGCGTGGTGGAAGTGAACGCCGCGCCCGGCCTGCGCATGCACCTGTCGCCCTCGTACGGCAAGGGCCGGCCGGTGGGCGAAGCCATCATCAACCACCTGTTCCCGCCGGGTGAAGACGGCCGCATCCCGGTGGTGGCCGTCACCGGCACCAACGGCAAGACCACCACCGCCCGCCTGATCGCGCACCTGCTGGCCAGCGACGGCCTGCGCGTGGGCATGACCAACACCGACGGCGTGTACGTGGAAGGCCGGCAGATCGACTCCGGCGACTGCAGCGGCCCCAAGAGCGCGCGCAACGTGCTGGCCCACCCCGACGTGGACGCGGCGGTGTTCGAGACTGCCCGCGGCGGCGTGCTGCGCGAGGGCCTGGGCTTCGACCGCTGCCAGGTGGCCGTGGTCACCAACATCGGCGCCGGCGACCACCTGGGCCTGAACTACATCACCACGGTGGAAGACCTGGCGGTGCTCAAGCGCGTGATCGTGCAGAACGTGGCACCCACCGGCTATGCGGTGCTCAATGCGGCCGATCCCATCGTCGCCAAGATGGCGGCCACCTCGCCGGGCAAGGTGATCTTCTTCGCGGCCGACCGCCACCACCCGGTGATGGCCACGCACCGTGCCCAGGGCGGCCGCACCGTGTACGTGGACGACGGCGCGGTGGTGGTGGCCGAAGGCAGCTGGCGCGAAGCCATCTCGCTGCGCGACGTGCCGCTGACGCGCGCCGGCACCATCGGCTTCCAGGTGGAGAACGTGCTGGCCTCGGTGGCCGCGGCCTGGGGCCTGGGGCTGGACCTGGCGGCCATCCGCAGCGGGCTGGCCAGCTTCGTCAACGACGCGCACAACGCGCCCGGCCGCTTCAACGTGATGGATTTCCGCGGCGCCACCGTGATCGCCGACTACGGCCACAACCCCGACGCGATGCGGGCGCTGGTGCAGGCGGTGGATGCGATGCCGGCCAAGCGCCGCAGCGTGGTGATCAGCGGCGCCGGCGACCGGCGCGACGAAGACATCCGCGAGCAGACCGTGATCCTGGGCGATGCCTTCGACGACGTGATCCTGTACCAGGACGCGGCCCAGCGCGGCCGTGCCGACGGCGAGGTGATGGCGCTGCTGCGTGAAGGCCTGGGCCAGGCCCGCCGCACCCGCCATGTGGAAGAGATCCGCGGCGAGTTCCTGGCCATCGACACCGCGCTGGACCGCCTGCAGCCGGGCGACCTGTGCCTGGTGCTGGTGGACCAGGTGGAAGAAGCGCTGGCCCACCTCGACCAGCGCATCAAGGCCGGATGA